One genomic region from Candidatus Amarolinea dominans encodes:
- a CDS encoding CDP-alcohol phosphatidyltransferase family protein has product MMNWIPDLLTASRLLLAALIVALGVARGRDAVAMALILAMVAWISDNLDGFMARRIPNRQPSWLGRHEFAVDVVFTWATLAFILLAGFLPWWLGIAYTLLALIVAALVQRKPITIIFLRVIDVTAVLLVLWFYRELGLLLIAFLLTLAAVQWPRLSRDSVTWARTVWGLVRDFLRGRNSVP; this is encoded by the coding sequence ATGATGAATTGGATTCCAGACCTTCTCACTGCAAGTCGTCTTCTGTTGGCGGCCCTCATCGTTGCGCTAGGTGTGGCGCGGGGGCGGGATGCTGTCGCGATGGCGCTCATCCTGGCCATGGTCGCGTGGATCAGCGACAATCTGGATGGCTTCATGGCCCGACGCATTCCCAACCGCCAGCCATCCTGGCTGGGGCGTCACGAGTTTGCGGTGGATGTGGTGTTTACCTGGGCCACGCTGGCTTTCATCCTGCTGGCGGGGTTCCTGCCGTGGTGGCTTGGCATTGCTTACACCTTGCTGGCGCTGATCGTGGCGGCCCTGGTACAGCGCAAGCCCATCACCATCATTTTCCTGCGCGTCATTGACGTGACTGCGGTGCTGTTAGTTCTGTGGTTTTACCGGGAGTTGGGGCTGCTGCTGATTGCCTTCTTGCTCACGCTGGCTGCCGTGCAGTGGCCGCGACTATCGCGCGACAGCGTCACCTGGGCCAGAACGGTGTGGGGGCTGGTGAGGGACTTCTTGCGTGGGCGTAATTCGGTGCCGTAG
- a CDS encoding sugar transferase: MIGGGIRRRGSQRIGWLELLDLTDDEQAAQRRRVQKMMNKRVYLAIKRTFDIVVASLLLILLSPLFLIIALAVKLDSPGPMIFVSPRAGKNGKSFSFFKFRSMYNGVNHLAAHQEFVKQYLNGDTENGASDHNGQHIFKPAIIKQGVTPVGRILRKTSLDELPQLINVLRGEMSLVGPRPPMPYELAYYKEWHMRRLDVTPGLTSLAQVNGRSSLPFDRSASLDIEYIENRTFWLDLRILLATVPVILTMRDAG; encoded by the coding sequence ATGATCGGGGGAGGCATTCGAAGAAGGGGGAGCCAACGTATCGGCTGGCTGGAACTGCTCGATCTGACGGATGATGAGCAGGCCGCACAGCGGAGGCGGGTGCAGAAGATGATGAACAAACGGGTCTATCTGGCCATCAAGCGTACCTTTGACATTGTCGTGGCGTCGCTTTTGTTGATCCTTTTGTCGCCGTTGTTTCTCATCATTGCGCTGGCTGTCAAGCTGGACTCGCCCGGGCCGATGATTTTTGTCAGCCCGCGCGCGGGCAAGAACGGAAAATCATTTTCTTTCTTCAAGTTCCGTTCGATGTACAATGGCGTCAATCATCTGGCCGCGCACCAGGAGTTCGTCAAGCAATACCTGAATGGCGACACTGAGAACGGCGCCAGCGACCACAACGGCCAGCACATCTTCAAGCCAGCTATCATCAAACAGGGCGTTACGCCGGTTGGACGCATTCTGCGCAAGACCAGCCTGGACGAACTGCCGCAACTGATCAACGTTCTGCGCGGCGAGATGTCCCTGGTGGGGCCGCGGCCGCCGATGCCCTACGAACTAGCCTACTACAAAGAGTGGCACATGCGCCGCCTTGACGTGACTCCCGGGCTGACCAGCCTGGCGCAAGTCAACGGTCGCAGCAGCCTGCCCTTCGATCGCAGCGCCAGCCTGGACATCGAGTACATCGAAAACCGTACCTTCTGGCTCGATCTGCGGATTCTCTTGGCCACTGTTCCAGTCATCCTGACGATGCGGGACGCCGGCTAA
- a CDS encoding Gfo/Idh/MocA family oxidoreductase codes for MLKVAVVGVGAMGRNHARIFAEMPQTHLAAVADLDAEAAAQVARTYKAEAYADFEEMLTIERPDVVSVAVPTRLHRPVAVAALEAGSHVFVEKPLALSVTDGQAILDAARRTGRKLAVGHIERFNPAVVELKRLLDEGQLGRMFQLRSRRVGPFPPRVEDVGVVFDLATHEVNILEYLTQARITSLYAETQREIHAAHEDLLSGVLKFSNGAVGVLDINWLTPKKFRELTIIGERGMFVVNYLTQELQFFENSSASNGQWEGLTALMGVSEGRVVKYELKRKEPLRAELEAFISAVVEDHTPLIDGAEGLRAVLLAEKIIESGRTHQIIRLT; via the coding sequence ATGCTGAAAGTTGCCGTCGTAGGGGTGGGCGCCATGGGGCGCAATCACGCGCGTATCTTTGCCGAAATGCCGCAAACTCACCTGGCGGCCGTGGCCGATCTCGATGCCGAAGCGGCGGCGCAGGTAGCGCGGACGTACAAGGCGGAGGCTTACGCCGACTTCGAAGAGATGTTGACCATCGAACGACCTGATGTCGTGTCGGTGGCAGTGCCCACGCGGCTCCATCGGCCGGTGGCCGTGGCCGCGTTGGAGGCTGGTAGCCATGTGTTCGTGGAAAAGCCGCTGGCGCTCTCGGTCACTGATGGCCAGGCGATTTTGGATGCCGCGCGTCGCACCGGCCGCAAGCTGGCGGTGGGCCACATCGAACGCTTCAACCCGGCCGTCGTCGAGCTGAAGCGCCTGTTGGACGAAGGACAACTGGGCCGCATGTTTCAGTTGCGTTCGCGGCGCGTCGGCCCCTTCCCACCGCGCGTCGAAGATGTGGGCGTGGTGTTCGATCTGGCGACGCATGAAGTCAACATCCTGGAGTATCTGACCCAGGCCCGCATCACATCGCTGTATGCGGAAACGCAGCGCGAGATTCACGCCGCGCATGAAGACCTGCTGTCCGGTGTCCTGAAATTCAGTAATGGCGCGGTCGGTGTTTTAGACATCAACTGGCTGACGCCCAAGAAGTTCCGTGAGCTGACCATCATCGGGGAGCGCGGCATGTTTGTCGTCAACTACCTGACGCAGGAGCTGCAATTTTTCGAGAACAGCAGCGCCAGTAACGGCCAGTGGGAAGGGTTGACCGCCCTGATGGGGGTGAGCGAAGGTCGTGTGGTGAAATATGAGTTGAAGCGCAAGGAGCCGCTGCGTGCCGAACTTGAGGCGTTCATCAGCGCCGTGGTCGAAGATCATACGCCGCTGATTGATGGCGCTGAGGGCTTGCGCGCGGTCCTGCTGGCCGAGAAAATCATCGAATCAGGCCGCACGCACCAGATCATCCGATTGACCTGA
- a CDS encoding NAD-dependent epimerase/dehydratase family protein has translation MIVLVTGGTGFLGQHTARRLLAQGHQVYLLGRDFATATDLLTQGAVPVVADLRTAAAVSAACAGVDAVIHAGALSAAWGQPADFHAINVGGTEAVIAACQQHGVSRLVYVSSPSVIFDGRSHVNATEEAPFPRRFQSVYALTKKLGEDRVRAAAQEGLPTVIIRPKAIFGPGDRSLLPNLVAVARRGRLPQIGRGHNLVDLTYVENVAHALTLALQAPAAIGRTYHITNDEHLLLWDVIRYVLSRLGLRLRRRSLPLPLVRLAAALMETQARFSGRDPLLTRYTAGILACTQTYDIRAARQDLGYRPLVSVAAGIEETLRHM, from the coding sequence ATGATCGTACTCGTGACTGGCGGCACCGGCTTTCTCGGTCAACACACCGCACGCAGACTTCTGGCCCAGGGGCACCAGGTGTACCTGCTCGGTCGCGACTTCGCCACAGCGACCGACCTGCTGACGCAAGGGGCCGTGCCGGTTGTGGCTGATTTGCGCACCGCCGCGGCAGTCAGCGCCGCCTGCGCCGGGGTGGATGCGGTCATTCACGCCGGCGCCCTGTCTGCAGCCTGGGGGCAACCGGCCGATTTCCACGCCATCAATGTCGGCGGCACCGAGGCGGTCATTGCCGCTTGCCAGCAGCACGGTGTCAGCCGCCTGGTCTACGTCTCTTCGCCGAGCGTCATCTTCGACGGCCGCAGCCATGTCAATGCGACCGAAGAGGCGCCCTTTCCCCGCCGCTTTCAATCGGTCTACGCGCTGACGAAAAAACTGGGTGAGGATCGCGTGCGTGCGGCGGCACAAGAGGGCCTGCCCACGGTCATCATCCGCCCCAAGGCCATCTTTGGCCCTGGCGATCGCTCCCTGCTGCCCAACCTGGTTGCGGTGGCGCGGCGCGGGCGCCTGCCTCAGATCGGCCGCGGGCACAACCTGGTTGACCTGACCTACGTAGAAAACGTGGCGCACGCGCTGACGCTGGCGCTGCAGGCTCCGGCCGCGATTGGCCGCACCTATCACATCACCAACGATGAGCATCTCCTGCTCTGGGATGTCATCCGCTATGTGCTGTCGCGGCTTGGCCTGCGCTTGCGCCGGCGCTCGCTGCCGCTGCCGCTGGTGCGGTTGGCGGCCGCGTTGATGGAAACGCAGGCCCGATTCAGTGGCCGCGACCCGCTGCTGACGCGCTACACCGCGGGCATTCTGGCCTGTACGCAGACCTACGACATCCGCGCGGCCCGGCAGGACCTGGGGTACCGCCCGCTGGTCTCCGTGGCCGCGGGCATCGAAGAGACGCTGCGTCATATGTAG
- a CDS encoding DNRLRE domain-containing protein, producing MAGAGWRKSGWPRPPGFSAVGVVLCVLAVLMVTGAHAAGGTPTAERLLTPVPTVDISQAPEVFCGSSLRADTRGQPSNVATYACRSDWNESGPEAVFQFHFLEPQAVTISLASLVPAVDLDLFLLASTDPATCLAAGDNSLQLLNLPAGQDYVLVVDGYQGSAGAFNLAIQCPIGPQATATPTPTGTPTPTATRTPTATATATPTMTPTPTPGPRRLPLVGWRMAPTPTPPVQTLVLQMGLNGFSDQQDTTLDSWNPTTAQGSAAMLLARWNRSAQVDEKTPLLRFGLAPLPTTAQVVSVSLAVYVVERSLPTDLVLQAYGLQRAWSEATATWEQATASTRWAAPGANAPGQDRDYGPTAATPINAVGRWYSVDVTHVLRRWQVNRQTNYGLTLKATAGSENANVEFAMASAQFAVAAQRPKLTIHYWVPAF from the coding sequence ATGGCAGGAGCAGGCTGGCGCAAGTCGGGCTGGCCACGGCCGCCCGGTTTCTCTGCCGTTGGCGTCGTCCTGTGCGTGTTGGCGGTGCTGATGGTCACCGGGGCGCACGCCGCTGGGGGAACACCCACGGCTGAGCGCTTACTCACCCCGGTGCCCACGGTGGACATCAGCCAGGCGCCAGAGGTCTTCTGCGGTAGCAGCCTGCGGGCCGACACACGCGGGCAGCCGTCCAACGTGGCGACCTACGCCTGCCGCAGCGACTGGAACGAAAGCGGGCCGGAAGCGGTTTTCCAATTTCATTTCCTGGAGCCGCAAGCGGTGACCATCAGCCTGGCGTCGCTCGTGCCGGCGGTTGACCTGGATCTCTTCCTGCTGGCTTCGACTGATCCGGCCACGTGCCTGGCGGCTGGCGACAACAGCTTACAACTGCTGAATCTGCCAGCCGGACAGGATTACGTGCTGGTGGTGGACGGGTATCAGGGCAGCGCAGGGGCATTCAACCTGGCGATTCAGTGCCCAATTGGCCCCCAGGCCACGGCCACCCCCACACCAACCGGCACACCGACGCCAACCGCCACCCGCACGCCAACCGCGACGGCAACCGCGACCCCGACGATGACCCCCACGCCGACACCTGGCCCCCGGCGCCTCCCCCTGGTGGGATGGCGCATGGCGCCGACGCCCACGCCGCCGGTGCAGACGCTGGTGTTGCAGATGGGGCTGAATGGATTCAGCGACCAGCAAGACACGACGCTGGATAGTTGGAACCCAACAACGGCGCAGGGCAGCGCAGCCATGTTGCTGGCGCGCTGGAACCGCAGCGCCCAAGTGGATGAGAAGACACCGCTCCTGCGCTTTGGTCTGGCGCCCCTGCCCACCACGGCCCAGGTGGTGTCGGTCAGCCTGGCAGTTTACGTCGTGGAGCGCAGCCTGCCGACTGACCTGGTTTTGCAGGCCTACGGCCTGCAGCGAGCCTGGTCAGAAGCGACGGCGACCTGGGAACAGGCCACGGCATCCACCCGCTGGGCGGCGCCGGGCGCCAATGCCCCCGGACAGGATCGTGATTACGGCCCGACCGCCGCAACGCCCATCAATGCGGTTGGTCGCTGGTATTCTGTAGATGTGACGCACGTGCTGCGGCGTTGGCAAGTCAACCGTCAGACCAACTACGGCCTGACTCTGAAAGCCACTGCCGGCAGCGAAAATGCAAATGTAGAGTTTGCCATGGCCAGCGCCCAATTCGCCGTGGCCGCCCAGCGGCCCAAATTGACGATACACTATTGGGTGCCGGCGTTCTAA
- a CDS encoding MBL fold metallo-hydrolase, translated as MTEPLACFILDTGHCLASEHHLIEGGARQQMACHSLVALLRHPQHGWFLWDAGYAPAMLEATRRFPYLLYRLATPLRLRPELAVAAQLPRFGLAPADIGQVIISHFHADHIAGLRDFAAARFVALTEAYQAVAPLSGLAALRRAFIPALLPADFARRVHLLPAFNGPPLAGLGPTHDLFNDGSALLVRLPGHARGQVGLLAHTTRGRLFFVADSCWLTRSIVERRPPSSFVNFIADDPRSLRDTINRLHGFTAANPDIQIVPSHCPDALARLLEL; from the coding sequence GTGACCGAACCGCTCGCTTGCTTCATTCTCGATACCGGCCATTGCCTGGCCTCTGAGCACCACCTCATCGAGGGTGGAGCGCGCCAGCAAATGGCCTGCCATTCCCTCGTCGCGCTGCTGCGCCATCCGCAGCACGGCTGGTTTCTGTGGGACGCCGGTTATGCCCCGGCCATGCTGGAGGCGACGCGGCGTTTCCCCTATCTGCTCTACCGCCTGGCCACGCCGCTGCGCCTGCGACCGGAGCTGGCTGTTGCGGCACAGCTTCCCCGCTTCGGCCTCGCCCCCGCGGACATCGGTCAGGTCATCATCTCGCACTTTCACGCCGATCACATCGCCGGCCTGCGCGACTTTGCCGCGGCGCGCTTCGTCGCCCTGACCGAAGCCTATCAGGCCGTGGCCCCACTGAGCGGATTGGCTGCCCTGCGCCGGGCCTTCATTCCAGCCCTCTTGCCGGCCGATTTTGCCCGCCGCGTTCACCTACTGCCCGCGTTCAATGGCCCACCGCTGGCGGGTCTCGGCCCCACCCACGATCTGTTCAACGACGGCAGTGCCCTGTTGGTGCGCCTGCCTGGTCATGCCCGCGGCCAGGTTGGCCTGCTGGCGCACACCACCCGCGGCCGCCTCTTCTTCGTGGCCGACAGTTGCTGGCTGACGCGTTCCATTGTCGAGCGGCGTCCGCCATCCTCCTTTGTGAACTTCATTGCCGATGACCCTCGCAGCCTGCGTGATACCATCAACCGCCTGCACGGCTTCACCGCAGCCAACCCCGACATCCAAATCGTGCCCAGCCACTGCCCGGATGCGCTGGCACGCCTGTTGGAACTCTGA
- the recJ gene encoding single-stranded-DNA-specific exonuclease RecJ: MTQRHWIEPSAVTAPAALRTAVGGHPLVADILTRRGLADPAAAVAFLDWQRYVPAPPEDLPGVTPAADLLWQAIRQRKRLAVWGDFDVDGQTATTLLVDALRELGAQPLYVIPHRLSDGHGIKLPTLEKLLAQGVDLLLTCDTGVAEHEAIALARARGVQVIVTDHHDLPPDLPRVEALVEPKLLARAHPLRELPGVGVAFILMQALYSRAGRPGAEARLLDLVALGIVADVARQVGDTRYLLQRGLLQLRQSPRLGLQALMAQANLDPLRVDAETIGFQLGPRLNALGRLADATQAVELLTTTDATTARILAAQLEGLNNERKLLCDQVEAAAQEMLAREPSLLDGQVLVLLNPHWHPGVLGIVANRLAEQYRRPALLLTQAPDGLARGSARSVPGVDLGATIAANAHLIERFGGHAGAAGLTVRPERVPELRRALSNTIATMRTTPEDAYALALDAVLPLQDLSLPLVQELNRLAPFGEGNPPVTLATFEVTVKGHRLIGRNRRHRKLTIADAQGHMQDVVWWGGADADLPEGTLDVAYTLAQNEYRGDTTLQLVMRAVRLRRPAAVEVTAAPAAIPITDLRGLPDPLAEVRRLLNSGEPWQIWGEGHVALEGPVRDRRSLDAGRPLIIWSAPPGRAELERVLERVAPPQLALVNLATAEDRLELFLRNLLGMAKYAITRRGGELHVPAVAAGLGQRELAVRRGLAWLELFGRLQVVSWQTGDRVRLAPAMEAVEAVKAVDRSLSTDGAAQETTRTIAQAELQALLAEAAAFRAFCRRAPIEAWMGERPG; the protein is encoded by the coding sequence ATGACGCAACGACATTGGATCGAACCTTCGGCGGTCACGGCGCCTGCGGCGCTGCGCACGGCCGTTGGCGGGCACCCGTTGGTGGCCGACATCCTGACGCGCCGGGGGCTGGCCGATCCCGCGGCGGCCGTTGCCTTTTTGGATTGGCAGCGCTATGTCCCCGCGCCGCCGGAAGATCTGCCTGGCGTGACGCCAGCCGCTGATCTGCTCTGGCAGGCCATCCGCCAGCGCAAACGCCTGGCCGTATGGGGCGACTTCGACGTGGATGGGCAGACGGCCACAACTCTCCTGGTAGACGCCTTGCGTGAACTGGGCGCGCAGCCGCTCTATGTCATTCCTCATCGTTTAAGCGACGGTCATGGCATCAAGCTACCAACGCTGGAGAAGCTGCTGGCCCAGGGCGTTGATCTCCTGCTGACCTGCGATACCGGTGTGGCGGAGCATGAGGCCATCGCCCTGGCACGGGCGCGTGGGGTCCAGGTCATTGTCACCGATCATCATGACCTGCCGCCCGACCTGCCGCGCGTCGAAGCCCTGGTTGAGCCAAAGCTGCTGGCAAGGGCACATCCGCTGCGCGAACTGCCCGGCGTCGGCGTGGCCTTCATCCTCATGCAGGCGCTCTACAGCCGCGCAGGACGTCCCGGCGCTGAGGCACGCCTGCTAGACCTGGTCGCGCTGGGGATCGTGGCTGACGTGGCGCGGCAGGTAGGCGATACGCGCTACTTGCTGCAGCGCGGCCTGCTGCAACTGCGCCAATCGCCGCGCCTCGGCCTGCAGGCGCTCATGGCGCAGGCCAATCTCGACCCCCTGCGCGTGGATGCCGAGACAATCGGCTTTCAGCTTGGCCCGCGGCTCAACGCGCTGGGCCGTCTTGCGGACGCCACCCAGGCTGTTGAACTGCTGACCACCACGGATGCGACCACGGCGCGCATCCTGGCTGCTCAACTGGAAGGGCTGAACAACGAACGCAAGCTGCTGTGCGATCAAGTGGAAGCGGCCGCGCAGGAGATGTTGGCGCGCGAGCCGTCGCTGTTGGATGGGCAGGTGCTGGTTCTGTTGAATCCGCACTGGCACCCCGGCGTGCTTGGTATCGTCGCCAACCGCCTGGCCGAGCAGTACCGGCGCCCGGCGCTGCTGTTGACGCAGGCTCCGGATGGGCTGGCGCGTGGCTCGGCGCGCTCGGTGCCCGGCGTTGACCTGGGCGCGACGATTGCCGCCAATGCACACCTGATCGAACGTTTCGGCGGCCATGCTGGCGCGGCCGGCTTGACCGTGCGACCGGAGCGCGTGCCTGAGCTGCGTCGGGCGCTGTCGAACACCATCGCCACCATGCGCACCACACCGGAAGATGCTTACGCGCTGGCGCTCGATGCCGTTCTGCCACTGCAGGATTTGTCCCTGCCACTGGTGCAAGAATTGAATCGCCTGGCGCCCTTTGGCGAAGGCAATCCGCCGGTCACGCTGGCCACCTTCGAGGTGACAGTGAAGGGACATCGCCTGATCGGCCGCAACCGTCGCCATCGCAAGCTGACGATTGCCGACGCGCAAGGCCATATGCAGGATGTGGTATGGTGGGGAGGGGCGGACGCCGACCTGCCGGAAGGCACGCTGGATGTAGCCTACACCCTGGCGCAGAACGAATACCGGGGCGATACCACCTTGCAACTGGTCATGCGCGCCGTGCGCCTGCGCCGGCCCGCTGCCGTGGAGGTGACGGCTGCGCCTGCCGCGATACCGATTACCGATCTGCGCGGGCTGCCTGATCCGTTGGCTGAGGTGCGCCGCCTGTTGAACAGCGGCGAACCCTGGCAGATTTGGGGCGAGGGTCATGTGGCGCTGGAGGGGCCGGTGCGCGACCGACGCAGTTTGGACGCCGGTCGGCCGTTGATCATCTGGAGCGCGCCGCCGGGTCGGGCCGAATTGGAGCGAGTGCTGGAGCGCGTGGCGCCCCCGCAACTCGCGTTGGTCAATCTGGCAACGGCCGAGGACCGGCTGGAACTGTTCTTACGCAACTTGCTCGGCATGGCCAAGTATGCCATCACCCGACGCGGGGGCGAACTGCACGTGCCGGCGGTGGCAGCCGGCCTGGGTCAACGGGAACTGGCCGTGCGCCGCGGCCTGGCCTGGCTTGAACTGTTTGGACGCCTGCAGGTGGTGAGCTGGCAGACCGGCGACCGGGTCCGCCTGGCTCCGGCCATGGAAGCTGTGGAAGCTGTGAAGGCTGTGGATCGCAGCCTGTCCACGGACGGAGCAGCACAGGAAACCACACGCACCATTGCGCAGGCCGAACTGCAGGCCCTGCTGGCGGAGGCGGCCGCATTTCGGGCTTTTTGCCGGCGTGCCCCCATCGAAGCCTGGATGGGCGAGCGACCAGGGTAG
- a CDS encoding LLM class F420-dependent oxidoreductase, with protein sequence MPSLRLGLNVGYSGAKIELPLEMIQEADRLGAYVVWTAESYGSDAVTPLAWLGALTRQIHLGTAIMQMPARTPANTAMTAMTLDQLSSGRFLLGLGLSGPQVVEGWHGLAYGKPLGKTREYVSIVRDIFRREAPLVHDGEFYQIPYLGADATGLGKPLKSILHGRPDLPIYLAAIGPKNVEMAAEIADGWLPIFFSPRHYAQTYQPQIEAGFAKAGGGKSLANFDIAPSVPVSVGKDVNNARNLVKPFLALYIGGMGAKGKNFYHDLACRYGYTDAANQIQDLYLAGKKWEAMAAVPDDLVDDVALCGPKERIAERLELWRNSPITTLNIATLTIEGLRVMAELLL encoded by the coding sequence ATGCCATCACTCCGACTCGGACTGAATGTCGGTTACTCCGGCGCCAAGATCGAACTCCCGCTGGAAATGATTCAGGAGGCCGACCGCTTGGGCGCCTACGTGGTGTGGACGGCGGAGTCCTACGGCTCCGATGCTGTCACGCCCCTGGCCTGGCTGGGCGCGCTGACCCGCCAGATTCACCTGGGCACGGCCATCATGCAGATGCCGGCCCGCACCCCCGCCAACACGGCGATGACCGCGATGACGCTCGACCAACTGAGCAGCGGACGCTTTCTGCTCGGCCTGGGGCTTTCCGGCCCGCAGGTCGTCGAGGGCTGGCACGGCCTGGCCTACGGCAAGCCACTGGGCAAGACACGCGAGTATGTCAGCATTGTACGTGACATCTTCAGGCGTGAGGCGCCGCTGGTACATGACGGCGAATTCTACCAGATTCCCTACCTGGGCGCGGACGCCACCGGGCTGGGCAAGCCGTTGAAGAGCATCCTGCATGGCCGGCCGGATCTGCCCATCTACCTGGCGGCCATCGGCCCCAAGAATGTCGAGATGGCGGCTGAAATTGCCGATGGCTGGTTGCCCATCTTCTTCTCACCGCGCCATTACGCGCAGACCTACCAACCTCAGATCGAAGCCGGCTTTGCCAAAGCGGGCGGAGGCAAGAGCCTGGCGAACTTTGACATTGCCCCTTCGGTGCCGGTATCGGTCGGCAAGGATGTGAACAACGCGCGCAACCTGGTCAAGCCGTTCCTGGCGCTGTACATCGGCGGCATGGGTGCGAAGGGCAAGAACTTCTATCACGACCTGGCCTGCCGCTACGGCTACACCGACGCGGCCAATCAGATTCAGGACCTGTACCTGGCGGGCAAGAAATGGGAAGCCATGGCCGCGGTGCCGGATGATCTGGTGGATGATGTGGCGCTCTGTGGGCCAAAAGAACGCATCGCCGAGCGCCTGGAGCTTTGGCGCAACAGCCCCATCACCACACTCAACATCGCCACCCTGACCATCGAGGGCTTGCGCGTCATGGCTGAACTGCTGCTCTGA